The following proteins come from a genomic window of Meles meles chromosome 1, mMelMel3.1 paternal haplotype, whole genome shotgun sequence:
- the KCNS2 gene encoding potassium voltage-gated channel subfamily S member 2: MTRRSLWDVSEANVEDGEIRINVGGFKRRLRSHTLLRFPETRLGRLLLCHSREAILELCDDYDDVQREFYFDRNPELFPYVLHFYHTGKLHVMAELCVFSFSQEIEYWGINEFFIDSCCSYSYHGRKVEPEQEKWDEQSDQESTTSSFDEILAFYNDASKFDGQPLGNFRRQLWLALDNPGYSVLSRVFSILSILVVLGSIITMCLNSLPDFQIPDSQGNPGEDPRFEIVEHFGIAWFTFELVARFAVAPDFLKFFKNALNLIDLMSIVPFYITLVVNLVVESTPTLANLGRVAQVLRLMRIFRILKLARHSTGLRSLGATLKYSYKEVGLLLLYLSVGISIFSVVAYTTEKEENEGLTTIPACWWWATVSMTTVGYGDVVPGTTAGKLTASACILAGILVVVLPITLIFNKFSHFYRRQKQLESAMRSCDFGDGMKEVPSVNLRDYYAHKVKSLMASLTNMSRSSPSELSLNDSLH; the protein is encoded by the coding sequence ATGACCCGCCGGAGTCTGTGGGACGTGTCTGAGGCCAACGTCGAAGACGGAGAGATCCGCATCAATGTAGGAGGCTTCAAGAGGCGGCTACGCTCGCACACCCTGCTGCGCTTCCCTGAGACGCGCCTGGGCCGGCTGCTCCTCTGCCACTCCCGCGAGGCCATTCTGGAGCTCTGCGATGACTACGACGATGTCCAGCGTGAGTTCTACTTCGACCGCAACCCTGAGCTCTTCCCCTACGTGCTGCATTTCTATCACACGGGCAAGCTTCACGTCATGGCCGAGCTGTGTGTCTTCTCCTTCAGCCAGGAGATAGAGTACTGGGGCATAAACGAGTTCTTCATTGACTCCTGCTGTAGCTACAGCTACCACGGCCGCAAAGTGGAGCCGGAGCAGGAGAAGTGGGACGAGCAGAGCGACCAAGAAAGCACCACTTCCTCCTTTGATGAGATCCTGGCGTTCTACAACGACGCCTCCAAGTTCGATGGGCAGCCGCTGGGCAACTTCCGCAGGCAGCTGTGGCTGGCGCTGGACAACCCTGGCTACTCGGTCTTGAGCAGGGTCTTCAGCATCTTGTCCATCCTGGTGGTGTTGGGGTCCATCATCACCATGTGCCTGAATAGCCTGCCGGATTTCCAGATACCTGACAGCCAGGGCAACCCAGGGGAGGACCCCAGGTTCGAAATTGTGGAGCACTTTGGTATCGCCTGGTTCACATTTGAGTTGGTGGCCAGGTTTGCTGTGGCCCCTGACTTCCTCAAATTTTTTAAGAATGCCCTCAACCTTATTGACCTCATGTCCATCGTCCCCTTTTACATCACTTTGgtggtgaacctggtggtggagAGCACACCTACCTTGGCCAACTTGGGCAGGGTGGCCCAGGTCCTGAGGCTGATGCGGATTTTCCGCATCCTAAAGCTGGCTAGACACTCCACTGGCCTCCGCTCCCTGGGGGCCACCCTAAAATACAGCTACAAAGAAGTCGGGCTGCttttgctctatctctctgtggGGATTTCCATCTTCTCCGTCGTGGCCTACACCACTGAAAAGGAGGAGAACGAGGGCCTGACTACCATCCCTGCCTGCTGGTGGTGGGCCACCGTCAGCATGACCACTGTGGGATATGGGGATGTGGTTCCAGGAACTACGGCGGGGAAGCTGACCGCTTCTGCTTGCATCCTGGCGGGTATCCTAGTGGTGGTACTGCCCATCACCTTAATCTTCAATAAGTTCTCCCACTTTTACCGGCGCCAAAAGCAACTGGAGAGTGCCATGCGCAGCTGTGACTTTGGAGATGGAATGAAGGAGGTCCCTTCTGTCAATTTAAGGGACTACTATGCCCATAAAGTTAAATCCCTCATGGCAAGCCTGACGAACATGAGCAGGAGCTCACCGAGTGAACTAAGTTTAAATGATTCCCTACATTAG